A part of Halomarina litorea genomic DNA contains:
- a CDS encoding lysine N(6)-hydroxylase/L-ornithine N(5)-oxygenase family protein, whose amino-acid sequence MTDDHVYDVVGIGVGPFNLGLAAMLDSVEEDVDAAFLERDAEFQWHEGMLLDGTTLEVPFLADLVTLADPTSEYSYLNYLRETGRIYEFYFYETFQIPRREYNDYLRWVVERLDTCQFGREVTDVRWDNRGAHYVVTARDPGTGEEFDYRAENLALGIGSVPHVPEAFRGHPEDDVFHTARYRHNRERVLGADRVTVVGSGQSAAEVFHDLLSRQSDCEYRLDWLTRSEGFFPMEYSKLGLQHFSPEYEQYVYDLPQPVKDDCIPDQDLLYKGVDPDTSAEIYDLLYRRSIGGREPDVGLFAMTELRDIEPVGDAYALDCHQWQAEESFVHESDVVVLGTGYERPIPGFLEPLEDAIGWDERGRFGVTRDHRLEIALPGDVFLQNAELHTHGVGVPDLGLGCYRNTQFVNRLVGRSAYPEDVDTVFQDFSVERFVERAPNASPRDRSETTGTPTQDD is encoded by the coding sequence ATGACTGACGACCACGTGTACGACGTTGTCGGTATCGGCGTCGGTCCGTTCAACCTCGGGCTCGCGGCGATGCTCGACTCGGTCGAGGAGGACGTCGACGCCGCATTCCTCGAACGTGACGCCGAGTTCCAGTGGCACGAGGGGATGCTCCTCGACGGGACGACCCTCGAAGTCCCGTTCCTCGCGGACCTCGTGACGCTCGCGGACCCGACCAGCGAGTACAGCTACCTCAACTACCTGCGTGAGACGGGCCGGATCTACGAGTTCTACTTCTACGAGACGTTCCAGATCCCGCGCCGGGAGTACAACGACTACCTGCGGTGGGTCGTCGAGCGACTCGACACCTGCCAGTTCGGCCGTGAAGTGACCGACGTCCGCTGGGACAACCGGGGGGCACACTACGTCGTCACCGCGCGCGATCCCGGAACTGGTGAGGAGTTCGACTACCGCGCCGAGAACCTCGCGCTCGGAATCGGCTCCGTCCCGCACGTCCCCGAGGCGTTCCGAGGACATCCAGAAGACGACGTCTTTCACACGGCCCGGTACCGACACAACCGCGAGCGGGTGCTGGGGGCGGACAGGGTAACGGTCGTCGGGTCCGGGCAGAGTGCCGCCGAGGTGTTCCACGACCTGCTGAGCCGTCAGTCGGACTGCGAGTACCGTCTCGACTGGCTGACGCGCTCGGAGGGGTTCTTCCCGATGGAGTACTCGAAGCTCGGCCTCCAGCACTTCTCCCCCGAGTACGAGCAGTACGTCTACGACCTCCCACAACCCGTCAAGGACGACTGCATCCCGGACCAGGACCTGCTGTACAAGGGCGTCGACCCCGACACGAGCGCCGAGATATACGACCTGCTCTACCGCCGCTCCATCGGCGGCCGAGAGCCCGACGTCGGGCTCTTCGCGATGACGGAACTCCGGGATATCGAACCCGTCGGCGACGCGTACGCCCTCGACTGCCACCAGTGGCAAGCCGAGGAGTCGTTCGTTCACGAGAGCGATGTCGTCGTCCTCGGGACCGGATACGAACGCCCCATCCCGGGCTTCCTCGAACCGCTCGAGGACGCCATCGGGTGGGACGAGAGGGGTCGGTTCGGGGTGACGAGGGACCACCGCCTCGAGATCGCCCTCCCGGGGGACGTCTTCCTCCAGAACGCCGAACTGCACACCCACGGAGTCGGGGTTCCCGACCTGGGCCTCGGATGCTACCGGAACACACAGTTCGTCAATCGCCTCGTCGGCCGCAGCGCCTACCCGGAGGACGTCGACACCGTCTTTCAGGACTTCTCGGTC
- a CDS encoding IucA/IucC family protein translates to MSTDADARERAGCGADVDPAVRADEATVHAFLNCYLRDVADYEVRLDAAAGVEPGPDGLLRTTLPVQGVELLAPLRHRSPTEGHRFETPVRYRLPGGAVQSADVATLASLVVKDLALSRGGEAVPDTLLERVLRSKATVEQFVEARADDEEHLYAEQLSFREAEQALVFGHHRHPTPKSRRGIATRHRATYAPELRGSFPLHYFRATPDLVSQDSALERSAAAWVKAALREDPTVDESFVADHVESDDVLLPVHPWQADYLLDQDHVQAHLGGGLDYLGAVGRTFSPTTSVRTLYSEDAPFMVKSSLNVTITNSVRTNKRPELERGVAVAELLDTEFGDELAEAFPSFDVVRDPAYLALDVGTERESGLETVLRANPFRGEDATNATPVVSLCQDAIRGRSRLGRIVVSIAEREGRDAAAVSEDWFRQYLAIGIRPVLWLYLVGGVGVEAHQQNSVLVLDDGYPSEFYYRDNQGFYLPESQSERVDDYLPGVGERADTVCADALADERLRYYVVLNNALDVVNAFGCADLADERRLLDVLREELEAIREGYDRPSSSLLDTLLTEETVPCKSNLLTRFRGLDELENDLENQSVYTDVENPIVTEVDP, encoded by the coding sequence ATGAGTACCGACGCCGACGCCCGGGAGCGAGCGGGGTGCGGTGCCGACGTCGATCCGGCCGTCCGGGCCGACGAGGCGACCGTCCACGCGTTCCTCAACTGCTACCTGCGGGACGTGGCCGACTACGAGGTGCGACTCGACGCCGCCGCCGGCGTCGAGCCCGGCCCCGACGGCCTCCTCCGGACAACGCTCCCCGTACAGGGTGTCGAACTCCTGGCGCCACTGCGACACCGTTCGCCCACCGAGGGCCACCGATTCGAGACGCCAGTTCGCTACCGTCTGCCCGGCGGGGCGGTACAGTCGGCTGATGTGGCCACCCTCGCGTCGCTCGTCGTGAAGGACCTCGCTCTCTCACGTGGCGGTGAGGCGGTACCGGACACGCTCCTCGAACGCGTCCTCCGGAGCAAGGCTACCGTCGAGCAGTTCGTCGAGGCCCGTGCGGACGACGAGGAGCACCTCTACGCCGAACAGCTGTCGTTTCGCGAGGCCGAACAGGCGCTCGTCTTCGGTCACCACAGACACCCGACCCCCAAGAGCCGTCGAGGAATCGCGACACGCCACCGGGCGACCTACGCGCCCGAACTCCGGGGGTCGTTCCCGCTACACTACTTCCGAGCAACACCCGACCTCGTCTCACAGGACTCCGCGCTCGAGCGGAGCGCGGCGGCGTGGGTGAAAGCGGCGTTGCGCGAGGACCCGACGGTCGACGAGTCGTTCGTAGCTGACCACGTCGAGAGCGACGACGTCCTCCTGCCCGTCCACCCGTGGCAGGCGGACTACCTCCTCGATCAGGACCACGTGCAGGCACACCTCGGCGGCGGACTCGACTACCTCGGGGCCGTCGGACGGACGTTCTCCCCGACGACGTCGGTCCGCACACTCTACAGCGAGGACGCGCCGTTCATGGTGAAGTCGTCGTTGAACGTCACCATCACGAACTCCGTCCGGACGAACAAGCGACCGGAACTCGAACGCGGGGTCGCAGTCGCGGAACTGCTCGACACCGAGTTCGGCGACGAACTTGCCGAGGCGTTTCCATCGTTCGATGTCGTCCGCGACCCGGCGTATCTCGCGCTCGACGTCGGAACCGAGCGGGAATCCGGTCTGGAGACCGTCCTCCGTGCCAACCCCTTCCGTGGCGAAGATGCGACCAACGCGACACCAGTGGTGTCGCTCTGTCAGGACGCCATTCGAGGTCGCTCACGACTCGGTCGAATCGTTGTGTCCATCGCCGAACGAGAGGGACGGGATGCGGCGGCAGTCAGTGAGGACTGGTTCCGGCAGTACCTCGCAATCGGCATCCGACCGGTGTTGTGGCTCTACCTCGTCGGCGGCGTCGGCGTCGAAGCCCATCAGCAGAACTCGGTGCTCGTCCTCGACGACGGCTACCCGAGCGAGTTCTACTATCGCGACAACCAGGGGTTCTACCTCCCCGAATCGCAGTCCGAGCGCGTCGACGACTACCTGCCGGGCGTCGGAGAGCGTGCGGACACGGTCTGTGCGGACGCGCTCGCCGACGAACGGCTCCGCTACTACGTCGTCCTCAACAACGCGCTGGACGTGGTCAACGCGTTCGGATGCGCGGACCTCGCGGACGAACGCCGACTGCTCGACGTCCTCCGCGAGGAACTGGAGGCCATCCGCGAGGGGTACGACCGCCCCTCGTCGTCGCTGCTGGATACGCTCCTCACCGAGGAGACCGTCCCGTGCAAGAGCAACCTGCTGACCCGGTTTCGCGGACTCGACGAACTGGAGAACGACCTCGAGAACCAGTCCGTCTACACTGACGTCGAGAATCCAATTGTCACCGAGGTGGACCCATGA
- a CDS encoding GNAT family N-acetyltransferase — protein MTGPDATIAREYDYQTFDRRIDRTISLRQASMERDLGRLHRWLGSDHVEPYWQLDLPLPAFRAALRDKLADDHLTPYVGCLDHVPMSYWECYWAAEDDLANHYDADPNDQGVHLLIGPEEYLGHGYARPLLCAVVAMQFRSPGTDRVVAEPDTRNERAIRVFEEGGFEPREEFHFEEAGKDALLMVCERERFESAVLADGAAAPSLGVSDDD, from the coding sequence ATGACGGGACCTGACGCGACTATCGCACGCGAGTACGACTACCAGACGTTCGACCGGCGCATCGACCGCACGATATCGCTCCGCCAGGCGTCGATGGAACGCGACCTCGGTCGACTCCATCGGTGGCTCGGCAGCGATCACGTCGAACCCTACTGGCAACTCGACCTGCCACTGCCCGCGTTCAGGGCGGCTCTCCGCGACAAACTCGCGGACGACCACCTGACCCCCTACGTCGGCTGTCTCGACCACGTCCCGATGAGCTACTGGGAGTGCTACTGGGCGGCCGAAGACGACCTCGCGAACCACTACGACGCCGACCCGAACGACCAGGGCGTCCACCTGCTCATCGGACCCGAGGAGTACCTCGGGCACGGCTACGCGCGTCCCCTGTTGTGCGCCGTCGTCGCCATGCAGTTCCGTTCCCCCGGAACCGACCGGGTGGTCGCAGAGCCAGACACCCGGAACGAGCGGGCCATCCGCGTCTTCGAAGAGGGTGGCTTCGAGCCCCGTGAGGAGTTCCACTTCGAGGAGGCCGGGAAGGACGCCCTGTTGATGGTCTGTGAACGCGAGCGCTTCGAGTCGGCCGTCCTCGCCGATGGGGCTGCCGCGCCTTCGCTGGGGGTGAGCGACGATGACTGA
- a CDS encoding pyridoxal phosphate-dependent decarboxylase family protein → MSADELFVGSERGDTAYRRAMRRATEAVIEEFADRQTPYSGHSPASLASRLDDPVVPETGVGIDAAIDDVAGTVLPHSVGTANPRCAAHLQCPPLVPGLAAEAMLTATNQSLDSFDQAPAATVLEGRVVDALCDLFGLPDGADGVFTTGGTQSNFQALLLARDRHCHRAFGRDVRVDGLPPEAESLRVLCSEEAHFTGKQAAHHLGLGERAVVSVPTDDDRRLDPAALEATLADLDARDCEPFALVGTAGTTDFGSVDPLGELADCADAHDLWFHVDAAYGGALALSDEYGDLLSGIERADSLAVDFHKLFYQPISCGAFLLRDGGDFEWMARNAAYLNPEDHDDAGVPNLVAKSVQTTRRFDALKPYVTFRALGRERLASLVESTLELADDAAGLLADSADFELLQDPTLNAVVFRYRPDADMAEGTVDRLNAAVREELLGDGRAVVARTDVDGVTSLKFTLLNPTATLDDVAAMLDVVRECGLAVRTDSGVVA, encoded by the coding sequence ATGAGCGCAGACGAACTGTTCGTCGGTTCCGAGCGAGGCGACACCGCCTACCGGCGGGCGATGCGCCGAGCGACCGAAGCTGTCATCGAGGAGTTCGCCGACCGGCAGACCCCCTACTCCGGCCACTCACCGGCGTCGCTCGCGTCCCGACTCGATGACCCAGTCGTCCCCGAGACCGGTGTGGGTATCGATGCGGCCATCGACGACGTGGCCGGGACAGTCCTCCCACACTCGGTCGGGACGGCAAATCCGCGATGCGCCGCTCACCTCCAGTGTCCGCCACTGGTCCCGGGACTCGCCGCGGAAGCGATGCTCACCGCCACGAACCAGTCGCTCGACTCCTTCGACCAGGCGCCGGCAGCGACGGTCCTCGAAGGGCGGGTCGTCGACGCGCTCTGTGACCTGTTCGGCCTCCCGGACGGCGCTGACGGGGTCTTCACCACGGGCGGCACCCAGTCGAACTTCCAGGCGCTGTTGCTCGCCCGCGACCGTCACTGCCACAGGGCGTTCGGTCGTGACGTTCGGGTCGATGGACTCCCCCCGGAAGCCGAGTCGCTCCGGGTCCTCTGTTCGGAGGAGGCCCACTTCACGGGGAAGCAAGCCGCCCATCACCTCGGTCTCGGCGAACGCGCCGTGGTGAGCGTCCCGACGGACGACGACCGCCGACTGGACCCTGCTGCCCTCGAGGCGACGCTCGCCGACCTCGACGCGAGGGACTGCGAGCCGTTCGCGCTCGTCGGGACGGCGGGGACCACCGACTTCGGGAGCGTCGACCCCCTGGGTGAACTCGCCGACTGCGCCGACGCTCACGACCTCTGGTTTCACGTCGACGCCGCCTACGGCGGTGCGCTCGCGCTCAGCGACGAGTACGGGGACCTGCTGTCCGGAATCGAACGGGCCGACTCGCTCGCCGTGGACTTCCACAAGCTGTTCTACCAGCCGATCAGTTGTGGCGCGTTCCTCCTTCGCGACGGCGGAGACTTCGAGTGGATGGCGCGCAACGCCGCCTACCTCAACCCCGAAGATCACGACGACGCAGGAGTGCCGAACCTCGTCGCGAAGTCCGTCCAGACGACCCGTCGGTTCGACGCGCTCAAGCCGTACGTCACGTTCCGAGCGCTCGGCCGGGAGCGGCTGGCGTCCCTGGTGGAGTCCACGCTCGAACTGGCCGACGACGCCGCGGGCTTGCTCGCCGACAGTGCCGACTTCGAACTGCTTCAGGACCCCACGCTGAACGCCGTCGTCTTCCGGTATCGGCCGGACGCGGACATGGCCGAAGGGACCGTGGACCGACTCAACGCCGCCGTCCGCGAGGAACTCCTCGGCGACGGCCGTGCGGTCGTCGCACGGACCGACGTGGACGGTGTGACGAGCCTGAAGTTCACGCTGTTGAACCCCACGGCGACGCTCGACGACGTAGCGGCGATGCTCGACGTCGTGCGTGAGTGTGGGCTGGCCGTGCGGACCGACTCGGGGGTCGTCGCATGA
- a CDS encoding diaminobutyrate--2-oxoglutarate transaminase — MVSYPEGGNKPILTQQANRESNARTYPRHLPLAIREAQGVTVTDMNGDEYYDCLAGAGTLALGHNHPRVVAAIERVLAADRPMHTLDISTPAKEQFVDSLFGSFPDAFGDHAKVQFCSPAGTDAVEAALKLVKTATDNRSVLGFRGAYHGMTNGALSLMGETDAKEPVPGLMSDVHHLPYPYDYRCPFGIGGDAGHRAASSYVENLLDDTGSGITDPAGMILEPVQGEGGAIPAPDEWLHEMRRITRERDIPLILDEIQTGLGRTGELYAFEHADIEPDVVTLSKAIGGGLPLAVVVYHEDLDVWEPGAHAGTFRGNQLAMAAGEATIDYVLEHDLDDHATAVGHHLRARLEATAERFDVVGDVRGRGLMLGVEFVDPASDWRGAGPHAPGGDLAQSVQAECFGRGLVVELGGRDGATARFLPPLIVSESQIDDIADIFDEAVSAVVNTDATASEVSL; from the coding sequence ATGGTGAGCTACCCGGAGGGGGGAAACAAGCCGATCCTTACCCAACAGGCGAACCGGGAATCGAACGCTCGGACCTACCCTCGCCACCTTCCGCTTGCCATACGAGAGGCACAGGGCGTGACCGTGACGGACATGAACGGCGACGAGTACTACGACTGTCTCGCGGGGGCAGGGACGCTCGCTCTCGGCCACAACCATCCGCGTGTCGTCGCGGCAATCGAGCGAGTTCTCGCTGCCGACCGGCCGATGCACACGCTCGATATCTCCACGCCAGCGAAAGAGCAGTTCGTCGATTCGCTGTTCGGGAGTTTCCCCGACGCGTTCGGTGACCACGCGAAGGTCCAGTTCTGTAGCCCGGCGGGGACCGACGCCGTCGAGGCGGCACTCAAACTCGTCAAGACCGCGACCGACAACCGGAGCGTCCTCGGGTTTCGGGGGGCGTACCACGGGATGACGAACGGCGCGCTCTCGCTGATGGGTGAGACAGACGCCAAGGAGCCGGTGCCGGGCCTGATGAGCGACGTCCACCACCTCCCGTACCCGTACGACTACCGCTGCCCCTTCGGAATCGGTGGCGATGCCGGCCACCGGGCCGCCAGTTCGTACGTGGAGAACCTGCTCGACGACACCGGAAGCGGGATCACCGACCCTGCAGGCATGATCCTCGAACCCGTACAGGGCGAAGGTGGGGCGATACCGGCCCCCGACGAGTGGCTCCACGAGATGCGGCGGATCACGCGTGAGCGGGACATCCCCTTGATCCTCGACGAGATTCAGACCGGGCTCGGTCGTACCGGCGAACTGTACGCCTTCGAACACGCCGACATCGAACCGGACGTCGTCACCCTCTCGAAGGCTATCGGCGGTGGATTGCCGCTCGCCGTGGTCGTCTACCACGAGGACCTCGACGTCTGGGAGCCCGGCGCGCACGCGGGGACGTTCCGGGGGAACCAGCTCGCGATGGCCGCCGGCGAAGCCACTATCGACTACGTCCTCGAACACGACCTCGACGACCACGCCACAGCCGTCGGGCACCACCTCCGTGCCCGTCTCGAAGCAACGGCCGAGCGGTTCGACGTCGTTGGCGACGTCCGTGGCCGTGGATTGATGCTCGGCGTCGAGTTCGTCGACCCCGCGTCGGACTGGCGGGGGGCTGGTCCACACGCCCCGGGCGGTGACCTCGCCCAATCGGTGCAGGCCGAGTGCTTCGGCAGGGGACTCGTCGTCGAACTCGGTGGGCGCGACGGCGCGACCGCACGCTTCCTCCCACCGCTGATCGTCTCGGAGTCCCAGATCGACGATATCGCCGACATCTTCGACGAGGCCGTCTCCGCGGTGGTGAACACCGATGCGACGGCTTCGGAGGTGTCGCTATGA